Below is a genomic region from Neisseria zoodegmatis.
ATCTATATTTATTTACCATAAAGAGGTGCCATATTTTCACTGGGTATTAGGATGTTTATCAGTAATCATTGGAAGCGTAGTTTGGTTAATGAAAGATAAACTAAAAAATTCAAAAGGCTTATCATTTGCAATTTATTTTTTATTCATTTTAGTTATTTATATCATATTCTTATTTAATGATACTGCCACTCAAAGTACACTCAATAATCTAAAGAGACTATTTTAAAGGATTTCAAATGCCCAAACGTACCGACCTAAAATCCATTCTAATCATCGGCGCCGGCCCCATTGTGATCGGCCAAGCCTGCGAGTTCGACTATTCCGGCGCGCAAGCGTGTAAGGCTTTGCGCGAGGAAGGCTATAAAGTCATTCTCGTCAATTCCAACCCTGCCACGATTATGACAGACCCCGAAATGGCCGATGTTACCTATATCGAGCCGATTATGTGGCAGACGGTGGAAAAAATTATCGCCAAAGAGCGCCCCGATGCGGTGCTGCCGACCATGGGCGGCCAAACGGCGCTGAACTGTGCGCTGGATTTGGCGCGCAACGGTGTGCTGGCGAAATATAACGTCGAGTTGATCGGCGCAACGGAGGACGCGATCGATAAAGCGGAAGACCGCGGCCGTTTTAAAGAGGCGATGGAAAAAATCGGCCTCTCTTGCCCGAAATCTTTTGTGTGCCACACCATGAACGAAGCGCTGGCGGCGCAAGAACAAGTGGGCTTTCCTACGCTGATCCGTCCGTCGTTTACCATGGGCGGTTCGGGTGGCGGCATTGCCTACAATAAAGACGAGTTTTTGGCGATTTGCGAACGCGGTTTCGATGCCTCGCCCACGCATGAGTTGCTGATCGAGCAATCGGTGCTGGGCTGGAAAGAGTATGAAATGGAGGTGGTGCGCGATAAAAACGACAACTGCATCATCATCTGTTCGATTGAAAACTTCGACCCGATGGGCGTGCATACCGGCGACTCGATTACGGTTGCCCCCGCGCAAACGCTTACCGACAAAGAATACCAAATCATGCGCAATGCTTCGTTGGCAGTGCTGCGCGAAATCGGCGTGGACACGGGCGGCTCGAACGTTCAGTTTGCCATCAACCCTGAAAACGGCGAGATGATTGTGATTGAGATGAATCCGCGCGTGAGCCGTTCTTCGGCGCTGGCTTCCAAAGCCACGGGCTTTCCGATTGCGAAAGTGGCGGCGAAACTGGCGGTGGGCTTCACGTTGGACGAACTGCGCAACGACATCACCGGCGGCCGCACGCCCGCGTCTTTCGAGCCTTCGATTGACTATGTGGTTACCAAAATCCCGCGTTTTGCGTTTGAGAAATTCCCGGCTGCCGACGACCGCTTGACCACGCAAATGAAATCGGTGGGCGAAGTGATGGCGATGGGCCGCACGATTCAGGAGTCGATGCAGAAAGCCCTGCGCGGTTTGGAAACCGGTTTGTGCGGCTTTAATCCGCGCAGCGACGATAAAAACGTGATCCGCCGCGAGCTGGCCAACCCCGGCCCCGAGCGCATTCTGTATGTGGCCGATGCGTTCCGCGCCGGTTTCAGCAAGGAAGAAATCCACGAAATCTGCGCGATTGATCCGTGGTTCTTGGCGCAGATTGAAGATTTGGTTCAAGAAGAGCAAAAGGTTTCAGACGGCCGTCTGAACGATTTGGATTTTGCCACGCTGCGCCGCTTGAAACGCAAAGGTTTTTCCGACAAGCGTTTGGCACAATTGTTAAACGTGAGCGAAAAAGAAGTGCGCGAACACCGCTACGGCCTGAAGCTGCACCCCGTGTACAAGCGCGTGGATACTTGCGCGGCGGAATTCCAATCCGACACGGCTTACCTCTATTCCACTTACGAAGAAGAATGCGAAGCGAGGCCGTCTGAAAACAAAAAAGTGATGATTCTCGGCGGCGGCCCCAACCGCATCGGCCAAGGTATCGAGTTCGACTATTGCTGCGTACACGCCGCGCTGGCGCTGCGCGAATCGGGTTTTGAAACCATTATGGTGAACTGCAACCCCGAAACCGTGTCCACAGACTTCGACACTTCCGACCGCCTCTACTTCGAG
It encodes:
- the carB gene encoding carbamoyl-phosphate synthase large subunit, which codes for MPKRTDLKSILIIGAGPIVIGQACEFDYSGAQACKALREEGYKVILVNSNPATIMTDPEMADVTYIEPIMWQTVEKIIAKERPDAVLPTMGGQTALNCALDLARNGVLAKYNVELIGATEDAIDKAEDRGRFKEAMEKIGLSCPKSFVCHTMNEALAAQEQVGFPTLIRPSFTMGGSGGGIAYNKDEFLAICERGFDASPTHELLIEQSVLGWKEYEMEVVRDKNDNCIIICSIENFDPMGVHTGDSITVAPAQTLTDKEYQIMRNASLAVLREIGVDTGGSNVQFAINPENGEMIVIEMNPRVSRSSALASKATGFPIAKVAAKLAVGFTLDELRNDITGGRTPASFEPSIDYVVTKIPRFAFEKFPAADDRLTTQMKSVGEVMAMGRTIQESMQKALRGLETGLCGFNPRSDDKNVIRRELANPGPERILYVADAFRAGFSKEEIHEICAIDPWFLAQIEDLVQEEQKVSDGRLNDLDFATLRRLKRKGFSDKRLAQLLNVSEKEVREHRYGLKLHPVYKRVDTCAAEFQSDTAYLYSTYEEECEARPSENKKVMILGGGPNRIGQGIEFDYCCVHAALALRESGFETIMVNCNPETVSTDFDTSDRLYFEPLTLEDVLEIVRTENPWGVIVHYGGQTPLKLANALVENGVNIIGTSADSIDAAEDRERFQKVLNDLGLRQPPNRTARNEEEALVLAEEIGYPLVVRPSYVLGGRAMQVVHSAEQLQKYMREAVQVSEDSPVLLDFFLNNAIEVDVDCVSDGKDVVIGGIMQHVEQAGIHSGDSGCSLPPYSLSEEIQDEIRRQTKAMAYALNVVGLMNVQFAVQDGVVFVLEVNPRASRTVPFVSKATSVPLAKVGARAMAGISLKEQGIEKEVVPDFYAVKEAVFPFIKFPGVDTILGPEMRSTGEVMGVGATFGEAYLKAQLGAGERMPATGKVFIAVRDEDKPLIMKTAKNFQALGYGVCATRGTAAYLQEQGVTVQVVNKVPEGRPHIVDAIKNGEIALVVNTVGSDVQSVADSHSIRRTSLTQRVPQYTTVAGGEAMSEGVKSMNALGVYSVQELHGRLKK